The Variovorax sp. S12S4 genome includes the window TTCCGCCGCGGCTCTACGGCGGCACCGAACGGGTCGTCGCCCACCTGGCCAACGCGCTGGTCGACCAGGGACACGAAGTCACGCTGTTCGCTTCGGCGGACACCCAGACCCGGGCCCAGCTGGCCCCCATGCGCGCGCAGGCCCTGCGCCTGGACCCGGCGCCGCTGAAGTCCGACCTGGCCAGCCACCTGAGCATGCTTCACGAAGTGCGGCGACGAGCGCACCAGTTCGACGTGCTGCACTTCCACGTCGACCTGATGCACTTTCCGTTCTTCGAAGACATGGCGGGCCGCACGCTCACCACGCTTCATGGCCGGCTCGACATTGCCGATCTGCCCGGCGCCTACATGCGCTGGAGCCGCTATCCGCTGGTCTCCATCTCGCGCCACCAGCGAAAGCCGCTGCCTTTTGCCAACTGGTTCGCGACCATTCCCCACGGGCTGGACGAAACGCCCTATGCCTTCCAGCCCAAGCCTGACGGATACCTGGCTTTCCTGGGGCGCATCTCGCCCGAGAAGCGGCCCGACCGCGCCATCGAGATCGCGAAGAAAGCGGGGCTCCCGCTCAAGATCGCGGCCAAGGTCGATGCAGCCGATGCAAGCTACTTTGCGCAAAAGATCAAGCCGATGCTCGACCACCCACTCGTCGAATTCATCGGCGAGATCGGCGATGCCGACAAGGCCAAATTTCTTGGCGGTGCGCGCGCGCTGCTCTTTCCCATCGACTGGCCGGAGCCCTTTGGCCTGGTGATGATCGAGGCCATGGCTTGCGGCACGCCGGTGATCGGGTGGCGCTGCGGCTCGGTGCCCGAAGTGATCGAGCACGGCGTGAGCGGGCTCATCGTCGAAGACGAGTCAGAGGCGGTGGAGGCGGTGCGCGCCATCGGCAAGCTCGACCGGCGCCGCGTGCGCGAGGCGTTCGAAAGCAGGTTCTCCGCGCATGCGATGGCAAGTGCCTACGTCGAGCAATACAAGCGGCTGATCGGTGGCGGGGTGCTGCCGCCGCAAGACCATGTCTACCACGAGGCGGCCTGAGCGATGAGCGTTGAAGTGCCTGCTGTCGATCAGGCTGAGCCGGCCACCGAACGCGCGGTGCAGCACGCGTTCGTGCTCAAGGAAGGCGATACCTATTTTGTGATGGACGGCCACGGCGACGTGGGCGGCGGTGTGGACGGGCTCTTTCACGACGACACGCGCATGCTGTCGACATTCGTGCTGCGGCTCGACGGCGCGCGTCCGTCGCTGTTGTCCAGCGGGGTCAGCCAGGACAACGTTTTCTTCACCGCCAATCTCACCAACCGCCCGCTGCCGGTGCTCGGCTCGACATCGATGCCGCAAGGCGTGATCCATCTGGAGCGCAAGCGCTTTCTGTGGGGCGCGCGGCTGTTCGAGCGCATCCGCCTCGTCAACTACAGCGACCAGCCCGCGCAAGCGCCGCTCACGCTGCAGTTCGGCGCCGACTTTCGCGACATGTTCGAAGTGCGCGGCCAGCAGCGCGCACGGCGCGGCGAGATCGGCGCGCCCGAGGTGGGAACGCACGGCGTGGTGCTGCGCTATCAGGGGCTGGACACGGTCACGCGCCTGGCCTGCATCGATTTCTCTCAAGTTCCGCAGCGCCTCGATGCGGGCACCGCCGCATTCACCGTGCCGCTTGCGGCGCACGGCGAATGGACGCTCCACATCGAGGTGGGCACGGAGCCCGGCCAACCCAACGCGGAGCGGTTCCGCGAAGCCGGCGTGCTCGCGCGGTGGCGCATGCGCGCACGCCAGCGCCGCGGCTCACGCCTGCAGGCTTCGGGCCGCTTGTTCCAGGCCTGGCTCGACCGCTCGCGCGCCGACCTTGCGCTGCTCACGACCGACCTGCCCACGGGACCGTATCCCTACGCGGGCATTCCATGGTTCTCGACACCGTTCGGGCGCGACGCCATCGTCACGGCTTTCCAGACCCTGTGGATCGACCCGAGGCTGGCGCAAGGCGTGCTCGAATTTCTTGCGGCGCGGCAGGCGCACCAGACCTCGAGCTTTCGCGATGCCGAGCCCGGAAAAATCATGCACGAGACCCGCAAGGGCGAGATGGCCGCGGTCGACGAACTGCCCTTCGGCCAGTACTACGGCGGCGTCGACACCACGCCGCTTTTCGTGGCCTTGGCAGGAGCCTATGCGCGGCGCACGGCCGACCGCGCCACCATCGCGCACATCTGGCCCGCGCTGTGCGCTGCTTGCGAGTGGATGGAGCGCAACATGGCGCGCCACCCCGATGGCCTGCTGGCTTACCAGCGCGGTGAAGCCAGCGGCCTAGCCAACCAGGGATGGAAGGACAGCCACGACTCGATCTTCCACGCCGACGGCCGCACGCCCGAAGGGCCGATTGCGCTCGTCGAGGTGCAAGGCTATGTCTATGCGGCCTTTCTCGCGATGTCGTCCATGGCCGAGTGGCAGGGCGACGCCGGCGCCGCCCGTTGGCGCCAGCGTGCGGAGGCCATGCGCGAAGCGGTCGAAAGCCGCTTCTGGCTCGACGACCTGAAGTTCTACGCGCTGGCCATCGATGGCGCCAATCAGCCTTGCCGCGTGCGTGCATCCAATGCGGGGCATCTGCTCTTCACGGGCCTGCCGGGCGAAGAGAGAGGGCCCTGTCCGTCGGCCACCAACTGCTGTCGTCGGCCTTCGCATCGGGCTGGGGCATTCGCACCTTGCCTACCGAGGCGGTACGCTTCAACCCGATGTCGTATCACAACGGATCGGTGTGGCCGCACGATGTTGCGCTGTGCGCGGCCGGGCTTGCCCACTACGGCGAGCGAGACGGCGTGGTGCGCATCCTTGACAACCTGTTCGAGACGGCCTCGCACTTCGGCATGCGCTTGCCCGAACTGTTCTGCGGCTTCGACCGCCAGCCCGGCCAGTCACCCGTTGCCTACCCCGTGGCGTGCCTGCCGCAGGCGTGGGCGGCGGGGTCTGTGTTCATGCTGCTGCAAGCCTGCCTGGGCCTGCAGGTGGACGGCGTCCGGCGCGAGGTGAAGATCGTGCAGCCGCAGTTGCCCGCGGACATTGACCAGCTGCACGTGCAAGGGCTGCAGGTG containing:
- a CDS encoding glycosyltransferase family 4 protein, which encodes MKIAQIAPLYEAVPPRLYGGTERVVAHLANALVDQGHEVTLFASADTQTRAQLAPMRAQALRLDPAPLKSDLASHLSMLHEVRRRAHQFDVLHFHVDLMHFPFFEDMAGRTLTTLHGRLDIADLPGAYMRWSRYPLVSISRHQRKPLPFANWFATIPHGLDETPYAFQPKPDGYLAFLGRISPEKRPDRAIEIAKKAGLPLKIAAKVDAADASYFAQKIKPMLDHPLVEFIGEIGDADKAKFLGGARALLFPIDWPEPFGLVMIEAMACGTPVIGWRCGSVPEVIEHGVSGLIVEDESEAVEAVRAIGKLDRRRVREAFESRFSAHAMASAYVEQYKRLIGGGVLPPQDHVYHEAA